In Candidatus Manganitrophus morganii, the genomic window GATCGCTGGGATTCTGAAAATAACAAGGAGCTCCCTCTGGCGGTGGAGATCGAATTGATCCTCCGAGGCCGCGGTAAAGAGGGCCATCGTTTTAAAACAACGGTCGATCTTCCGATGGCGAGAAGGTCGTAGCAGACGATGTTCGATTGGATCAAAAATCAGAAAGGAAAATGGGCGGTCGGGCTGGGGTATGCCTTCTTCGGCCTTCTGATGCTCCTTTTCTTTCTTTATCTGACCTTTCCCTTCGGTCTGCTGGAGTCGCGCCTGATCGCGGCGATTGAGTCGGAAAGCGGCTGCACGATGGCGGTCGGAAAACGGGGGATCTTTTTCCCGCTGCGCTTGTCCTGGCGGGAGATTCAGGTCGATTGCCAGGCAGGGCCGGTTCCTCAATGGAAGATCCAATCGCTCGATGCGGCGGTCGCCCCGTTGCCCCTTCTCTTCAATCGGCGAGGAGAGATCGATTATCGGGTCGGGATCGCCGAAGGGGAAATCATCGGCCATGCGACCGCGGTCCAAACGCGGGAAGGGCTCTCCCTCTCTTTCAAGAGCGAGGGACAGAAACTCAATCTGAGCCGGCTGGGCCTCTCGGGACTTCTCGATTTGCAGGGGGAGGGGAGCGGGGTCGGTCCCGATCTGTTGAAGGCGAAAGGGAGCCTCACCTTCACGATCAACAGCGTTCAATTGAAGCAGGTGGGGCAGTGGATGGTCCCGATCGGCGAGGTGTCCTTTTCGAGCATTCGTGGTAAGATCAATCTTCGGAACGGCATGTTGGTGGTGGAGCGGTTCGCCGCCCAAGGAAATGAGGTCGACCTGACGAGCGACGGGGGGAATCTGATTCTCCGCGAGCCGTTGGAAGGAAGCCTTCTCTCACTCAGTCTCAAGGCGACCCCGAAGGGGAGCCTTCAACAGATGGCTTCTCTCTTCATACAGGGGTATTCGGGACGCGAGCCTTTGTCCCTGGGGCTGAAGGGATCGATCGGCCAACCGCAGATCTCGGTGAACGGCAGGCCGTTTGCGCTGTAAGGGCGAATCTTGTATTCGCCCTGTTTCCACCATCCCTATGAAAGGGCGATCACAAGGATCGCCCCTACACGTGATGGAACATCATTGATTACATTTGGATTGAGGTAATGGCCCAGATTATTCTCGGACTCGACATTGGACAATCGGTCATCAAGGGGGTTCG contains:
- the gspN gene encoding type II secretion system protein GspN, whose translation is MFDWIKNQKGKWAVGLGYAFFGLLMLLFFLYLTFPFGLLESRLIAAIESESGCTMAVGKRGIFFPLRLSWREIQVDCQAGPVPQWKIQSLDAAVAPLPLLFNRRGEIDYRVGIAEGEIIGHATAVQTREGLSLSFKSEGQKLNLSRLGLSGLLDLQGEGSGVGPDLLKAKGSLTFTINSVQLKQVGQWMVPIGEVSFSSIRGKINLRNGMLVVERFAAQGNEVDLTSDGGNLILREPLEGSLLSLSLKATPKGSLQQMASLFIQGYSGREPLSLGLKGSIGQPQISVNGRPFAL